A stretch of Spirosoma oryzicola DNA encodes these proteins:
- a CDS encoding outer membrane beta-barrel protein, with the protein MKKVALLLFVWMGVLISSAQAQTEKGRWMAGTQIGDFTYSGQYGQRNFSASLSPSAGYFVANGLLVGARVPLSYASVRYPEYNSNGTSPVPAKSIATSYGLGPFVRYYVGSAKVKPYIGLSYTYSLTNTKQTSSARETVKNSSHYSLIVPTLGVAYFVTRNVALNAGLNYNSYRSTYEADQPTPGTYTDTSKSFSLGIGFDLFFGQ; encoded by the coding sequence ATGAAAAAGGTAGCGTTATTGTTATTCGTATGGATGGGCGTTCTCATTTCATCCGCTCAGGCACAAACTGAAAAAGGTCGCTGGATGGCTGGCACCCAAATTGGCGATTTCACGTATTCCGGTCAATACGGACAGCGAAATTTTTCGGCTAGTCTATCGCCTTCTGCTGGTTATTTTGTAGCCAACGGCCTACTCGTTGGAGCAAGAGTACCGCTGAGCTACGCTTCCGTTCGCTATCCAGAGTATAATTCAAATGGGACTTCCCCTGTACCAGCAAAAAGCATCGCAACCTCTTACGGACTAGGCCCCTTCGTGCGCTACTATGTTGGGTCGGCAAAGGTTAAACCCTATATTGGGCTGTCCTATACCTATAGTCTTACCAACACAAAACAAACTTCTTCCGCTAGAGAGACGGTTAAAAACAGTTCTCACTACTCCCTGATTGTGCCTACACTTGGGGTAGCCTATTTTGTAACTCGCAACGTAGCGTTGAACGCAGGCCTGAATTACAATAGCTATCGGAGTACCTACGAAGCGGATCAACCCACTCCAGGCACCTACACAGACACATCGAAATCATTTTCACTGGGTATTGGCTTTGACTTATTTTTTGGGCAATAA
- a CDS encoding alpha/beta fold hydrolase: MRIVRLVLLVTSLLFSLRTQAQQTAFTVKVTGQGEPVLLLPGFACTADVWQETVAAISANHECHAFTFAGFGDVPPIGFPWLPTIKEQLIDYVKKKNLKQATIIGHSLGGTLGMWLVTSEPTLFKKLIAVDALPCTGALLMPTFKASQMVYDNPYSKQQLAMDSVHFHQMARQMASGMSLNQTKHGQLVDWMMKADRKTYVYGYIDLLRLDLRDDLANTTVPIVVLAATHPNRQQVETTWNQQLAKLKEKRIYYADQSAHFIMYDQPAWFIAKIRENLQ, from the coding sequence ATGAGAATTGTCCGGCTCGTCTTACTCGTTACCTCACTACTCTTTTCACTTCGTACCCAAGCTCAGCAAACAGCTTTTACCGTAAAAGTCACTGGCCAGGGGGAGCCGGTACTCTTGTTGCCTGGATTCGCCTGTACCGCAGACGTGTGGCAGGAAACTGTTGCGGCTATTTCGGCGAACCATGAATGCCATGCGTTTACGTTCGCCGGGTTTGGGGATGTTCCACCGATCGGTTTTCCCTGGCTACCTACCATTAAGGAACAATTGATTGACTACGTTAAAAAGAAAAACCTAAAGCAAGCGACCATCATTGGGCACAGTTTGGGAGGAACATTAGGCATGTGGTTAGTGACTTCCGAACCGACTCTGTTTAAGAAACTAATTGCGGTCGATGCCTTACCCTGCACAGGTGCCTTACTGATGCCTACTTTTAAGGCAAGCCAGATGGTGTACGATAATCCTTACAGTAAACAACAACTGGCTATGGATAGCGTACATTTTCACCAGATGGCTCGACAGATGGCTTCCGGGATGAGTCTGAACCAAACGAAGCATGGTCAACTCGTTGACTGGATGATGAAGGCTGACCGAAAAACGTACGTGTATGGCTACATTGATTTATTGAGGTTAGACTTGCGGGACGATTTAGCGAACACAACCGTGCCCATAGTCGTTCTGGCCGCTACGCATCCCAATCGGCAACAGGTTGAAACGACCTGGAATCAACAGCTGGCGAAGCTAAAAGAAAAGCGGATCTATTACGCTGATCAGTCCGCTCACTTTATCATGTATGACCAGCCAGCGTGGTTTATCGCTAAAATTCGGGAGAACCTCCAATAA
- a CDS encoding RNA polymerase sigma factor: MPLQKEEFTQIYSTHFTKVLRLCKGYVNGDQAIATDLAQEVFMKVWQHRAEFRADASVSTWIYKIAVNTCLLQLRKAAVNKEIRTDILPDRADESDTLATEERFQQMYAGIYQLDSTARLIILLVLDGLAYEEIASIVGISESLLRVKIHRIKKRLAKLIQL, from the coding sequence ATGCCGCTACAAAAGGAGGAGTTCACCCAAATCTACAGCACCCATTTTACGAAGGTATTGCGTCTCTGTAAGGGTTACGTAAACGGGGATCAGGCCATCGCTACCGATCTGGCGCAAGAAGTGTTTATGAAAGTGTGGCAACATCGGGCTGAATTCAGAGCGGATGCTTCTGTCAGCACATGGATCTACAAGATAGCGGTTAATACCTGCCTGCTACAGCTTCGAAAGGCGGCTGTTAATAAAGAAATTCGAACGGATATCCTGCCTGATCGGGCCGACGAAAGTGATACGCTAGCGACGGAAGAACGATTTCAGCAAATGTATGCGGGTATCTACCAACTCGACAGCACTGCCCGCTTAATTATCCTGCTGGTACTGGACGGACTGGCTTACGAAGAAATTGCGAGTATCGTCGGGATTTCGGAAAGTCTGTTACGCGTGAAAATTCACCGAATCAAAAAACGATTAGCGAAACTGATACAGTTATGA
- a CDS encoding carbohydrate-binding domain-containing protein yields the protein MKRSEVLIQRLTNLLNRAVRSRFASGSLIAILILGALIACSKSEDAVTPGGTTTTENAVAIDSITTTSTTKEGNTGTAANADDILANSTFSSTVTVGFGSSVTITNPLAASGVTITESNGDVVINATATGVEYILSGTTTNGSVKIYSDKKFKLTLNGVNITNADGPAINIQSSKRAFVVLTDNTTNSLTDGTTYTASGTEDMKATLFSEGQLIVSGKGSLSVKGNYKHAICSDDYVRVMGGTITVTGAVSDGIHSNDAFIADGGTLNITTSGDGIQCEQGYIVINSGTFTINVVDKGISANYDVDTTIDPYVTINGGTITVNSTAGEGIESKSILTINDGIITAKTKDDGLNAGTFIYINGGTVYAYSTSNDAIDSNGKITVTGGKVIAVGSTAPEEGFDCDRNTFKITGGVLVGIAGATSTPTATVSTQPSVILGGSSANQLIHIRSNEGTEALTFLIPRTYATMLFSSPKLKTGQTYTVYTGGSVSNGTSLNGLYTSGTYSIGSQSSTFTTSSMVTRVGGSTGP from the coding sequence ATGAAACGCAGTGAAGTTCTGATACAACGGTTAACCAATCTTCTCAATCGAGCCGTTCGAAGCCGCTTTGCCAGCGGGAGCCTGATTGCCATCCTAATTCTGGGCGCATTAATTGCCTGCTCGAAAAGCGAGGATGCCGTAACCCCAGGCGGCACAACGACAACGGAAAACGCTGTCGCTATCGATAGCATAACCACTACTTCTACCACGAAAGAAGGGAATACAGGCACCGCAGCCAATGCCGATGACATATTGGCTAACTCCACCTTTTCTTCTACGGTGACAGTTGGTTTTGGTAGCTCCGTTACGATCACAAACCCACTAGCCGCGAGTGGCGTAACGATAACCGAAAGCAATGGTGATGTCGTTATTAATGCTACCGCTACGGGTGTGGAATATATCCTGTCGGGAACGACGACAAATGGATCGGTGAAGATATACAGCGACAAAAAGTTTAAACTCACCTTAAACGGGGTTAACATCACCAACGCCGATGGACCCGCCATCAACATTCAGTCAAGCAAACGCGCTTTCGTGGTGTTGACCGACAACACAACTAACTCTCTAACCGACGGGACGACGTATACGGCCAGCGGAACGGAAGACATGAAGGCCACGCTGTTTAGCGAAGGCCAGTTGATCGTCAGCGGCAAGGGCAGCCTGAGCGTAAAAGGAAACTACAAACATGCCATTTGCAGCGATGATTACGTGCGCGTGATGGGCGGGACGATTACCGTAACGGGGGCGGTTTCAGACGGTATTCACAGCAATGATGCGTTTATTGCGGATGGCGGTACGCTGAACATTACAACGTCGGGAGATGGTATTCAATGCGAACAAGGCTACATTGTCATCAACAGCGGTACCTTTACAATCAACGTGGTCGATAAAGGAATCTCTGCCAACTACGACGTCGACACGACGATTGACCCGTACGTAACCATCAACGGGGGAACGATCACGGTCAATTCGACGGCGGGCGAGGGTATTGAAAGTAAAAGTATACTGACCATCAACGATGGAATCATCACCGCGAAAACAAAGGACGATGGCTTGAATGCAGGGACGTTTATCTACATCAACGGAGGAACCGTCTATGCCTATAGCACTTCCAACGACGCTATTGATTCCAACGGTAAAATTACGGTCACGGGTGGTAAAGTAATTGCTGTTGGTTCGACCGCGCCCGAGGAAGGCTTCGACTGTGATCGAAACACGTTTAAAATAACGGGGGGTGTTCTTGTCGGCATTGCCGGGGCTACCAGTACGCCAACGGCTACGGTGAGCACGCAGCCTTCCGTCATTTTGGGCGGGAGCTCGGCTAACCAGTTGATTCATATTCGGTCGAATGAAGGTACCGAAGCGCTAACGTTTCTGATTCCCCGGACCTACGCAACTATGTTGTTTTCGAGCCCCAAGTTGAAAACGGGTCAGACGTATACGGTATACACGGGAGGAAGTGTGTCGAACGGGACCAGTCTCAATGGCTTGTATACGAGCGGTACGTATAGCATAGGTTCACAATCGTCTACCTTTACAACCAGCAGCATGGTTACCAGAGTAGGGGGCAGCACCGGACCCTAG
- a CDS encoding Hsp70 family protein — protein MTALSCGIDFGTSNSSVALNKDGHVSLVPVEQTHVTIPSAIFFRRVDNKPFYGRTAIHLFLDRQDGRFMRSLKRVLGTSLMKNGTVVNGATMNFATIITSFLKDLKDKADAVAGQEIENVVMGRPVHFVDNDPEADTRAQAELKAIAQRIGFKNIDFQFEPIAAAFAHEVNLTGEKLAIVVDLGGGTSDFTVIRLSNQFIHKPDRMSDILANTGVRIGGNDFDKELSLAAIMPELGYRTTYGAKQLEVPLKPYHDLAEWSKVNFLYTPKTIMQTRQLLHQSHDKKRYGRLLHVLEHETGHTLLAAAEGTKIALTAQEEHDAPLDFIESGFSIPVKRTLFDEAIHEEVQKIAASARQCLQEAGVKQHAIELVILTGGSTEVHSVKNEFKRLFPNATIAEENKLSSVGLGLAYDSQYKFGQHSTRPVETNSVNV, from the coding sequence ATGACAGCACTTTCCTGCGGAATCGATTTTGGCACATCAAATTCAAGTGTCGCCCTTAACAAAGACGGTCACGTTAGTCTGGTGCCAGTCGAGCAGACGCACGTTACCATTCCCAGCGCAATTTTCTTTCGGCGCGTCGATAACAAACCGTTCTATGGCCGAACAGCGATTCATTTATTTCTTGATCGTCAGGATGGACGCTTTATGCGGAGTCTGAAGCGCGTTCTGGGAACCTCGCTCATGAAGAACGGGACCGTCGTCAACGGCGCGACGATGAACTTCGCGACGATCATCACCTCTTTCTTAAAGGACTTAAAAGACAAAGCCGATGCGGTTGCGGGTCAGGAAATCGAAAATGTCGTGATGGGGCGACCCGTTCATTTTGTCGACAACGACCCGGAAGCCGACACGCGCGCGCAGGCTGAATTAAAAGCGATTGCCCAACGCATCGGGTTCAAAAATATTGACTTTCAGTTCGAACCCATTGCAGCGGCCTTTGCCCACGAAGTAAATCTTACGGGCGAAAAACTGGCGATTGTTGTCGATCTGGGCGGAGGTACCTCTGACTTTACGGTCATCAGGCTCTCGAATCAATTCATTCACAAACCGGATCGCATGTCCGATATTCTGGCCAATACCGGGGTTCGCATTGGCGGCAACGATTTTGATAAAGAGTTGAGTCTGGCGGCTATTATGCCCGAACTTGGCTACCGGACTACGTACGGTGCTAAACAGCTGGAAGTGCCCCTGAAGCCGTATCACGATTTGGCCGAATGGAGTAAGGTTAACTTTCTGTACACCCCAAAGACGATTATGCAAACCCGGCAGCTGCTCCACCAATCGCACGATAAAAAGCGCTACGGACGGCTGTTGCACGTACTTGAACACGAAACGGGGCATACGCTCCTGGCCGCTGCCGAAGGAACGAAAATTGCCCTTACGGCTCAGGAAGAGCACGACGCTCCGCTTGATTTCATTGAGAGCGGCTTCTCTATCCCCGTCAAACGGACACTTTTTGACGAAGCCATCCACGAAGAAGTCCAGAAAATAGCCGCTTCGGCCAGACAGTGCCTTCAGGAAGCTGGGGTTAAACAACATGCTATTGAACTGGTCATTCTTACTGGTGGCTCAACCGAAGTCCACTCGGTGAAAAACGAGTTCAAGCGACTCTTTCCCAACGCGACCATCGCCGAGGAAAACAAGCTTTCCAGCGTTGGTCTTGGTCTGGCTTACGACAGCCAGTACAAATTTGGCCAGCACTCGACCCGCCCTGTTGAAACGAATAGCGTCAACGTATAA
- a CDS encoding alpha-L-rhamnosidase, which translates to MIRQTSVAGSVASFVQTSISIACVIGGMTVPASGQQIADPIARPTDLHCEYLTNPLGVDAARPRLSWRLADGRRGARQTAYQLYVGTDSLAVSQGKADQWNTDKITAAQTLLTYAGKPLKPFTKYYWRVDTWDKDGKKNQAAVLSRFETGMMSDRNWQGAWISDSRDVATKPAPYFRKAFQTTKKVRSARAYIAVAGLYELYINGQKIGNHRLDPMYTRFDRRTLYVTHDVTAQLQSGKNAIGVLLGNGWYNHQSTAVWYFHEAPWRNRPAFCLDLRITYDDGSVETIRSDKDWKTALSPLVFNSIYTAEHYDARQEQANWNKADFDDAKWKEVIYRATPSENIVAQVMHPIRAVEQISAKSVKKLNDTTYVFDLGRNISGVSQINVKGNAGTTLRLKHGERLYDNGHVDLSNIDVHYRPTDKSDPFQTDIFILGGRGEETFMPRFNYKGFQYVEVTSSKPVELTQASLTGHFMHSDVPPVGRVQTSNPTIDKIWQATNNAYLSNLFGYPTDCPQREKNGWTGDAHIAVETGLYNFDGITVYEKWLADHRDEQQPNGVLPSIIPTSGWGYEWGNGPDWTSTIAIIPWNIYLFYGDTKLLADCYDNIKRYVDHINEQSPSGLTSWGLGDWVPVKSKSPVELTSSAYYFTDVSILAKAAKVLGKQADHAYYTALASKIKAAVNSKYLNKETGVYGNGLQTELSVPLMWGLVPEELKAKVAANLAKRVEADNNHLDVGLLGTKAILNALSENGYGDVAYKMASQETFPSWGWWIVNGATTLYENWPIDAKSDISMNHIMFGEIGAWLYKALGGIKPDPEQPGFKNVLLQPIFVSGLNRADVTHNGPYGAIRSAWQRNADGLAYDVTVPPNSTATLVLPLANGANVYENNKPLTVSSPEIHLLESTTRQSGQYRLQAGTYRFTIK; encoded by the coding sequence ATGATCAGGCAAACGTCGGTAGCAGGTTCAGTAGCCAGTTTTGTTCAGACAAGTATCAGTATAGCGTGTGTTATTGGGGGAATGACCGTTCCCGCGTCTGGACAACAAATCGCCGATCCCATTGCCAGGCCGACTGATCTCCACTGCGAATACCTGACGAATCCACTGGGTGTTGATGCCGCCCGTCCGCGCTTATCGTGGCGGCTGGCTGATGGCCGGCGAGGGGCGCGTCAGACCGCCTATCAACTGTACGTTGGCACCGATTCGCTGGCTGTGAGCCAAGGGAAAGCGGATCAGTGGAATACAGATAAGATTACCGCTGCACAGACCTTATTGACGTACGCCGGAAAGCCGCTGAAACCTTTTACCAAGTATTACTGGCGGGTCGATACCTGGGACAAGGATGGAAAGAAAAACCAGGCCGCCGTGCTAAGCCGTTTCGAAACGGGGATGATGAGCGACAGAAACTGGCAGGGGGCGTGGATCAGTGACAGCCGTGACGTAGCCACAAAGCCCGCTCCGTATTTTCGCAAGGCTTTCCAGACGACAAAAAAAGTACGCAGCGCCCGGGCTTACATCGCCGTTGCGGGCTTGTATGAGCTGTATATCAATGGTCAGAAAATAGGCAATCATCGCCTTGATCCGATGTATACCCGCTTCGACCGGCGGACGCTGTATGTAACGCACGACGTAACGGCGCAGCTGCAATCGGGTAAAAACGCAATTGGCGTGTTGTTGGGCAACGGTTGGTACAACCATCAGTCAACGGCGGTGTGGTATTTTCACGAAGCGCCCTGGCGTAACCGTCCGGCTTTTTGCCTGGACCTGCGCATCACCTACGACGACGGCTCTGTTGAAACCATACGCTCGGATAAGGATTGGAAAACGGCTTTAAGCCCGCTGGTATTTAACAGCATTTATACTGCCGAGCACTATGACGCACGCCAGGAGCAAGCCAACTGGAACAAGGCCGATTTCGATGATGCCAAGTGGAAAGAGGTGATTTACCGGGCAACGCCGTCCGAAAATATCGTCGCGCAGGTTATGCATCCCATCCGGGCGGTGGAGCAGATTTCCGCAAAATCGGTCAAGAAACTAAACGATACTACTTACGTTTTTGACCTCGGAAGAAATATTTCCGGGGTTAGCCAGATCAACGTAAAGGGAAACGCTGGAACGACATTGCGCCTGAAACACGGCGAACGTTTATACGATAACGGACACGTTGATTTGTCCAACATTGACGTTCACTACCGACCCACGGACAAAAGCGATCCGTTTCAAACCGACATTTTCATTCTGGGTGGGCGAGGAGAGGAAACGTTTATGCCCCGCTTCAACTACAAAGGTTTTCAGTACGTAGAGGTCACCAGTAGCAAACCCGTTGAACTGACGCAGGCCAGCCTAACGGGCCATTTCATGCACAGCGATGTGCCGCCCGTGGGCCGTGTCCAGACATCCAATCCGACGATTGATAAGATCTGGCAGGCAACGAACAACGCGTATTTATCGAACCTGTTTGGTTATCCCACGGACTGCCCCCAGCGGGAAAAAAACGGCTGGACGGGCGATGCGCACATTGCCGTTGAAACGGGGCTATACAATTTTGACGGAATTACTGTCTACGAAAAATGGCTGGCTGACCACCGCGACGAACAACAGCCGAATGGGGTCCTGCCCTCCATTATTCCGACGAGCGGCTGGGGCTACGAGTGGGGAAATGGCCCCGACTGGACAAGTACTATTGCCATTATCCCCTGGAACATCTACCTTTTTTACGGCGATACAAAATTGTTAGCAGACTGCTACGACAACATCAAGCGCTACGTCGATCACATCAATGAACAAAGCCCGTCGGGACTGACAAGCTGGGGACTTGGTGACTGGGTACCCGTCAAGTCAAAATCGCCGGTCGAGTTGACCTCGTCAGCGTATTACTTTACCGACGTGTCTATTCTGGCTAAAGCGGCCAAGGTGCTTGGTAAACAGGCTGATCACGCCTACTATACAGCTTTGGCGTCCAAAATAAAGGCGGCTGTTAACAGCAAGTACCTGAATAAGGAAACGGGAGTTTATGGCAACGGACTACAAACTGAACTGAGCGTACCGCTTATGTGGGGACTGGTTCCCGAGGAACTTAAAGCAAAGGTTGCGGCCAATTTAGCTAAACGCGTTGAGGCTGATAACAATCACCTGGATGTGGGTCTACTGGGGACTAAGGCTATCCTAAACGCACTCAGCGAAAACGGTTACGGTGATGTCGCCTACAAGATGGCTTCGCAGGAAACGTTTCCTTCCTGGGGCTGGTGGATTGTAAACGGAGCCACGACGCTTTACGAGAACTGGCCGATTGACGCGAAAAGCGATATTTCGATGAACCACATTATGTTCGGTGAGATTGGGGCCTGGCTTTACAAAGCCCTGGGCGGCATCAAGCCCGATCCTGAGCAACCTGGTTTTAAGAATGTACTCCTCCAGCCCATTTTCGTTAGCGGACTGAACCGGGCCGATGTTACGCACAATGGACCTTATGGAGCCATTCGTTCGGCCTGGCAGCGAAATGCGGACGGACTAGCGTACGACGTAACCGTGCCGCCAAACTCGACCGCAACGCTTGTCCTGCCGCTGGCCAACGGCGCGAACGTCTACGAAAACAATAAACCTTTAACGGTCAGTTCGCCGGAGATTCATTTGCTGGAAAGTACTACGCGCCAATCCGGGCAGTATCGCTTACAGGCGGGTACCTATCGGTTTACAATTAAATAG
- a CDS encoding response regulator: MAYQFPILLVDDDPAVAEILQIAATSSFPEATFMPVGSFENAVSYLENLEGKGPKLVLLDVNLHSHGEGLGFLSLLREHPQGRLVPVVMLSATESPDQIRQAYELGAASFTAKPYSYADWKEYMSQLKMYWYNTVSLPGIWFEKEV; the protein is encoded by the coding sequence ATGGCTTACCAATTTCCTATCTTACTCGTCGACGACGACCCTGCTGTTGCTGAGATACTACAGATTGCGGCTACAAGTAGCTTTCCTGAAGCGACATTTATGCCTGTCGGTAGCTTCGAAAATGCGGTCAGCTACCTCGAAAATCTAGAAGGAAAAGGGCCGAAGCTAGTCTTGCTGGATGTTAATCTACATAGCCACGGCGAGGGGCTGGGGTTTTTATCCTTATTACGCGAACACCCTCAGGGACGTTTAGTGCCGGTGGTTATGCTTTCGGCCACCGAATCACCAGATCAAATTCGGCAGGCATACGAATTAGGAGCCGCTTCATTTACGGCTAAGCCATACAGCTATGCGGACTGGAAAGAGTACATGAGCCAGTTAAAAATGTACTGGTATAATACGGTGAGCTTACCCGGAATCTGGTTTGAAAAAGAAGTTTAG
- a CDS encoding RNA polymerase sigma factor: MKQKLSTSRYSAPQPSKHSEEFLFEELYTNYVGKVYSKCLTMTKDSIAAHDYTQDIFLKVWAKLDTFKNRSAASTWLYSIAHNYCLDRIRLEKRFQSENLTQIVADNLAETDPLESTEAQLHNLEIVLSRLPAEEVYFLRLRYEQNLSIKELATRYQLTESAVKMRLKRTRDKVRDLFDTAVY; encoded by the coding sequence ATGAAACAAAAATTATCCACGTCCAGGTATTCGGCTCCTCAGCCGTCAAAGCATAGTGAAGAGTTTTTGTTTGAAGAATTATATACCAATTACGTTGGTAAAGTATACAGTAAATGCCTTACCATGACTAAAGATTCTATCGCTGCACACGATTATACGCAGGATATTTTTCTTAAGGTTTGGGCAAAACTTGACACATTTAAGAACCGGTCAGCTGCCTCAACCTGGCTATATTCAATTGCTCATAATTACTGCTTAGACCGGATTCGGCTGGAAAAACGCTTCCAAAGCGAGAATCTAACCCAAATTGTTGCCGATAATCTTGCTGAAACAGACCCTCTGGAATCTACAGAGGCCCAGTTGCATAATTTGGAAATCGTTCTCAGTCGTCTGCCCGCCGAGGAAGTCTATTTTCTGCGCCTTCGGTACGAGCAAAACCTGTCCATAAAAGAGTTAGCGACTCGTTATCAACTTACGGAGAGTGCCGTCAAGATGCGCCTTAAACGCACCAGAGACAAAGTGAGAGACCTCTTTGACACGGCTGTGTATTGA
- a CDS encoding (2Fe-2S)-binding protein, translated as MSTVLAPEPLSRTGVSKIETKPVTLTINGEKKEINIAPWTSLLDALREYCNLTGTKKGCDHGQCGACTVLVEGKRVNSCLTLAVMHDDHAITTIEGIADAETLHPLQQAFIDHDAFQCGYCTPGQICSAVGLISEGRAKTTADIQELMSGNICRCGAYPHIVDAISDVMGIDNQNQKSAAALSPEPAKSI; from the coding sequence ATGTCGACAGTACTAGCTCCTGAACCGTTGTCGCGCACGGGTGTCTCCAAGATTGAGACTAAACCTGTGACTCTGACGATTAATGGCGAGAAAAAAGAAATCAATATTGCCCCCTGGACTTCACTGCTCGATGCTTTGCGTGAGTATTGCAACCTGACGGGAACGAAAAAAGGCTGCGACCACGGCCAGTGCGGTGCCTGTACGGTGCTCGTCGAAGGAAAGCGAGTAAACTCGTGCCTGACGCTGGCCGTTATGCACGACGACCACGCAATTACCACAATTGAAGGGATAGCCGACGCCGAGACACTACATCCGCTGCAACAGGCGTTCATTGACCATGATGCCTTTCAATGTGGCTATTGTACGCCCGGTCAGATTTGTTCGGCGGTGGGGCTGATCAGCGAAGGGCGGGCAAAAACGACCGCTGATATTCAGGAGTTGATGAGTGGCAACATCTGTCGCTGCGGAGCCTACCCACATATCGTTGATGCAATCAGCGATGTAATGGGTATAGACAATCAAAACCAGAAAAGTGCCGCAGCTTTATCCCCTGAACCCGCTAAATCCATCTAA
- a CDS encoding FAD binding domain-containing protein: MNYFTYARPQEVDTAVDELVADPLAKFIAGGTNLLDLMKENVERPDRLVDINRLPLSTIEEAEEGSLRLGALVTNADTAYHPLVEQRYPLLSQAILAGASPQLRNMATNGGNLFQRTRCYYFYDVAMPCNKREPGSGCGAIGGYNRIHAILGTSDACIATHPSDMCVALAALDATIRIKGPNGERTVPIADFHRLPGDEPQYDNTLKSGEIVTAIDLPAKGFSENHAYLKLRDRASYAFALVSVAAALEMDGDTITDARIALGGVAHKPWRKPEAEALLIGKSATKENYHLVAEALLEGAKGFGHNTFKIEMAKRAIVRALGIAAKQEPTD, encoded by the coding sequence ATGAATTATTTCACCTATGCTCGTCCGCAGGAGGTTGATACTGCCGTGGATGAACTAGTCGCTGATCCGCTCGCCAAGTTCATTGCCGGAGGTACGAACCTGCTTGACTTGATGAAGGAAAACGTCGAGCGGCCCGACCGACTGGTTGATATCAATCGGCTCCCTCTATCGACCATTGAAGAAGCGGAAGAGGGTTCGTTACGGCTCGGAGCGCTGGTCACCAATGCCGATACGGCATATCATCCATTGGTCGAACAACGTTACCCGCTGTTGTCGCAGGCTATCCTGGCGGGTGCTTCGCCCCAGCTGCGCAATATGGCTACGAATGGTGGCAATTTGTTCCAGCGTACGCGCTGCTACTATTTCTATGATGTAGCCATGCCGTGTAATAAGCGTGAGCCGGGTTCAGGATGCGGTGCTATCGGAGGCTACAACCGCATCCACGCAATTCTAGGAACGAGCGATGCGTGCATTGCGACCCACCCTTCGGATATGTGCGTAGCACTGGCTGCTCTTGACGCAACCATACGCATCAAAGGGCCAAACGGCGAACGTACCGTTCCCATTGCTGACTTTCACCGGTTGCCCGGCGACGAACCGCAGTACGATAATACGTTGAAGTCTGGTGAAATCGTAACGGCGATTGATCTACCCGCCAAAGGATTCTCGGAAAACCACGCCTACCTTAAATTACGGGACCGGGCGTCGTATGCATTTGCGCTTGTATCGGTAGCGGCAGCGCTGGAAATGGATGGCGATACAATCACAGATGCTCGGATAGCGTTGGGAGGAGTAGCCCACAAGCCCTGGCGCAAACCCGAAGCCGAAGCCTTACTGATTGGCAAGTCCGCAACGAAAGAAAACTACCACCTGGTGGCCGAAGCGTTGCTGGAAGGAGCGAAAGGGTTCGGCCACAATACCTTCAAGATCGAAATGGCGAAACGAGCGATTGTCCGAGCGCTCGGTATTGCCGCCAAACAGGAACCAACCGACTGA